From one Anticarsia gemmatalis isolate Benzon Research Colony breed Stoneville strain chromosome 20, ilAntGemm2 primary, whole genome shotgun sequence genomic stretch:
- the LOC142981514 gene encoding uncharacterized protein LOC142981514 produces the protein MSQRDFSEVEPTGSASLGAASRALFVEKVRASNAACQAGDFATAVALYTDALTLDPANHILYSNRSAARLKQGQFAAALQDATRARELCPNWPKAYYRQGVALQCLGRHGEALAAFSSGLGVEPSSRQLLAALVEASLKSPLRTTLEPTFRQLEAMKLDQSPFVLISVVGQELLAAGQYQAAVTVLEAALRIGSCSLKLRGSVFSALSSAHWALSQLDAAINYMQQDLAVAKSLGDTAGECRAHGNLGAAYFSQGSYKDALTAHRYQLVLAMKCKDTQAAAAALTSLGHVYTAIGDYPNALASHKQCVQLVKQMGDRLQEAREIGNVGAVYLAMGEFDSAVDCHTQHLRLARRLGDQVEEARAYSNLGSSYHYRRNFSQAIAYHENVLRIAQNLGDRAIEARAYAGLGHAARCAGDYAQAKKWHERQLDVALAARDKVGEGRACSNLGIVYQLLGEHDAALKLHQAHLSIARQLQDKAGMGRAYGNIGNAYSAAGFYEQAIKYHKQELTISKEVHDRSSEASTHGNLAVAYQALGAHDMALFHYRAHLGIARELKDAAGEACALLNLGNCLSSRGEFAQAVPYYEQHLMLSQELGDVTAEAKACHFLGYAHYCLGNYREAVRYYDQDLSLAKDLQDKMNMGRAYCNLGLAHLALGNLETALECQKYFLAIAHMTQHLQGKFRALGNIGDVLIKMGDVEEAVKMYQRQLGFARQARDRSLEAAACGALGLARRLQRRLDAALGHHTQELTLRQEAGDAAGEARAHSHLGAVHMALGHYSHAARCYREQLERAQELQDCALEAQAYGNLGIAKLNMGHYEDAIGYLEQQLAILERVNTPTCQLDKARALGSLGDCYDALGDPDEAAKYHEQHLAAALKLDNKREQERAYRGLGLSHKSVGSLQQALVCLEKRLVVSHELGAPEAKAQAYGELGALHIALNNLEQAVLCLDHQKNIAKELNNQIMEAEACHSLGVAQHALGDHAAAVRHHRAELELAHRLALTHLQARACGGLGAAHASMGAHAEAARWHESRLRHATAAGDTRGRAQALADLGRAHLAMGACGSAVSYLRQALAATEGLADADEEARVRHRLGFALWASGELEEAKEQLQAALTLLESGNEKHRDRKIAALYTSTQHALQRVLVELGRHPEALVVAERGRCRSLDAVTEKPAGTLNQANLELHAAQRNSEETSKERSEPWSPSTVEQVLEVVNKQKAPVLYYSLAAGRLYAWLLQPHKGILRFHQVSLLEEAEDSDNSLPDISPDDLQPSNDGLGKLGRCIGEWSAWLKTNAERRADVDDQWDPDERPNTGLARMVTRNHLLNSSNYSLSSLFSVGSVGGSVAGSVASLQGSTRSSAHGPRKKQPSWQGPPCLSALYQMLLAPFEDLLPASCNNNHASHGRRGCGGRRELIVVVEGALYACPWGALRSATPAPGTIATPNSVATDGEPLCERYALLAAPALRPLRHHRHMRARPHHDHGATAANGNNAEAGMRCLVVGAPRVGGARWAAAHAQLKEAELVADMLRVTPLTDYQASKEAVLSQLTQAECIHFATHICWKTPAIVLSPGEVVDSQAKRLLNTSVGSGAADTSTENEEENPEPASNEELPPASEFMLTASEIMNLKITARLVVISCAPSSGALQGSGDDTDDVSVAGDGVSRLCRALLAAGAHSILLTMWPAPQDTATKILYRALYSALLQGSRVAKALGDAMQTVRHTKHFAHPAHWSGLVLVGANVRLSNKVALMGQALCELLAAPDKCRDALRVCLHLVEKSLQRIVRGQKNAMYTTQKSIENKAGNVSGWRELLMSVGFRFEPAANGIPSSVFFPQSDPEERLTQCSASLQALLGLTSTTLQALSKLISNGDVADDIIGVIRSVISQFSVKNSDTDTIEVAVNVRLWRVNGCHELLASLGFDLAEVGQDEVTLRTGKAANRRHIQFVLQALLALFDTQEAPRSLSLESSSSVESLASIDDGDLEPHSDGEPPPRQHRQESVSSVPPPPLPLGSCGGAFTMYVRGSTASTEVGRGEPDGRTAPPPAPPPPRYRGESDAAFTPSPPAAPPAPTTAPPRDVSLALAHQTKIRTLYTRRPPSDDSDWESSGHDTVLRRRPEHSHARYLDAFYDLASAQPRRSEEEKAEPQIAQPSTSKRTPRPKMGTSSRDSMAQVRHMSGELTPTISEVYHERNIGLGLAPPLAELLLAEESKTEMRAASSSENLLLQNLEKLGLLGDASENEERWCGTNSSRPWLSAPPLETDVQGSDLTTAEIIERQTKFKKDVEPKRKEENAYELKPKEEAPGPSGIEKRSVSPFSELSRRDEGDGRSIADSHSSYKALVLSPRAPYLPEEGEGTMNTGNSGGVVDGGKTHPRPRRPPVPRTRPTYTTLDFPPNK, from the exons GTGGTCGGGCAAGAACTTCTGGCAGCGGGACAGTATCAAGCAGCAGTGACTGTACTGGAAGCTGCACTTCGCATCGGATCATGTTCACTCAAGTTACG GGGTTCAGTATTCAGCGCGTTATCATCAGCTCACTGGGCGCTCAGCCAGCTGGACGCAGCCATCAACTACATGCAGCAAGACCTGGCCGTGGCGAAGTCTCTCGGCGACACGGCCGGCGAGTGCCGCGCACACGGCAACCTCGGCGCCGCCTACTTCAGCCAAGGGTCCTACAAAGACGCCCTCACTGCTCACCGGTATCAACTTGTACTGGCTATGAAGTGCAAG GACACACAAGCAGCCGCGGCGGCGCTTACATCCTTAGGGCACGTCTACACTGCCATAGGCGACTATCCGAATGCATTAGCAAGTCACAAGCAATGCGTGCAGTTGGTGAAACAAATGGGAGACCGCCTTCAGGAAGCAAGAGAAATTGGGAACGTCGGAGCAGTGTACCTGGCCATGGGAGAATTTGACTCTGCTGTGGATTGTCACACCCAACACTTAAGACTGGCTAGACGGCTGGGGGATCAG GTTGAAGAAGCGCGAGCGTACTCCAACTTAGGCTCCTCATACCATTATAGAAGAAACTTCTCTCAAGCAATAGCTTACCACGAAAATGTGTTGAGGATAGCACAGAACTTAGGAGATCGAGCTATTGAGGCCAGAGCATATGCTGGCTTAGGACATGCTGCAAG ATGCGCTGGCGACTACGCACAAGCGAAGAAATGGCACGAAAGACAACTAGATGTCGCTTTAGCTGCCAGGGACAAG GTGGGAGAAGGCAGAGCATGTTCGAACTTAGGCATCGTATATCAGCTGTTGGGAGAACACGACGCAGCATTGAAGCTACATCAAGCCCATCTATCTATCGCTAGACAATTACAA GATAAAGCGGGCATGGGGCGAGCATACGGCAACATAGGCAACGCGTACTCCGCGGCGGGGTTCTACGAACAAGCCATCAAGTACCACAAACAAGAACTGACTATATCTAAGGAGGTCCATGACAGGAGCTCTGAAGCATCGACGCATGGAAACTTGGCTGTGGCTTACCAAGCATTGGGAGCTCATGATATGGCGCTGTTCCATTACAGAGCTCATTTGG GCATAGCCAGAGAACTCAAGGACGCAGCAGGCGAGGCGTGCGCACTCCTCAACTTGGGTAACTGCCTCTCATCTCGCGGCGAGTTCGCTCAAGCCGTACCTTACTACGAGCAGCATCTGATGCTGTCCCAAGAGCTCGGTGACGTCACCGCTGAAGCCAAAGCGTGCCATTTTCTGGGATACGCACATTACTGTCTGGGGAACTATAGAGAGGCTGTCAG ATATTATGATCAAGACCTATCTCTCGCGAAAGACCTTCAAGATAAAATGAACATGGGCAGAGCGTACTGCAACCTTGGTCTCGCGCACTTGGCTCTTGGCAACTTGGAGACCGCGCTGGAGTGCCAGAAGTATTTCTTGGCAATTGCACACATGACACAGCATCTTCAAGGAAAGTTCCGAGCATTAGGAAATATTGGAGATGTTCTTATCAAGATGGGAGACGTGGAAGAAGCTGTCAAAATGTACCAGAGGCAGCTCGGATTTGCTAGACAG gcTCGAGATAGATCATTAGAAGCTGCAGCGTGTGGTGCATTGGGCTTAGCAAGAAGACTGCAGAGACGCCTCGACGCAGCTTTAGGACATCATACTCAA GAATTAACCCTTCGACAAGAGGCAGGCGACGCCGCGGGAGAAGCGAGAGCACATTCACATCTCGGAGCTGTGCATATGGCGTTAGGACATTATTCGCATGCAGCGAGATGCTATCGG GAACAACTGGAACGAGCTCAAGAGCTGCAAGACTGTGCATTGGAAGCGCAAGCGTACGGCAACCTTGGTATTGCCAAGTTAAATATGGGACACTACGAAGACGCTATTGGATATTTAGAACAG CAACTAGCCATCCTCGAGCGAGTGAACACACCTACCTGCCAACTGGATAAAGCCCGAGCTTTGGGTTCACTGGGCGACTGTTACGACGCGTTAGGAGATCCTGACGAGGCTGCCAAATATCATGAGCAACATCTCGCGGCGGCACTCAAACTTGATAACAAGAGAGAACAGGAGAGAGCTTACCGGGGTCTTGGACTTAGTCATAA GTCTGTAGGCAGTCTGCAACAAGCCCTGGTATGCCTAGAGAAGCGACTGGTGGTATCACATGAGCTTGGCGCGCCTGAAGCAAAGGCTCAGGCGTATGGAGAACTTGGCGCGCTGCACATTGCACTCAACAACTTGGAACAAGCTGTACTTTGTCTGGATCATCAGAAAAATATTGCCAA GGAACTAAACAACCAAATAATGGAGGCAGAAGCGTGTCACTCGCTTGGTGTGGCGCAGCACGCACTGGGTGACCACGCGGCTGCCGTCAGGCATCATCGCGCCGAACTTGAGCTAGCACACCGACTGGCACTTACACACCTACAG GCGCGCGCTTGCGGCGGTCTGGGCGCTGCACACGCGTCGATGGGAGCACATGCAGAAGCCGCTCGCTGGCATGAGTCACGGTTACGACATGCTACTGCAGCAG GTGACACACGTGGACGAGCTCAAGCTCTGGCCGATCTTGGTCGGGCGCACCTCGCCATGGGTGCTTGTGGCAGCGCTGTATCTTACCTACGACAAGCACTAGCTGCCACTGAGGGATTAGCTGATGCTGATGAAGAG GCTCGCGTACGTCATCGCCTCGGCTTCGCGTTATGGGCATCCGGCGAACTGGAAGAAGCGAAAGAGCAGTTACAAGCCGCACTCACACTGCTGGAATCCGGCAACGAAAAGCATCGTGACAGGAAGATCGCCGCCCTGTACACTTCCACGCAACACGCATTGCAGAGAGTACTTGTcg AACTTGGTCGTCATCCTGAGGCTTTGGTAGTTGCCGAACGAGGTCGATGCCGCTCCCTGGACGCCGTTACTGAGAAGCCGGCAGGAACACTCAACCAAGCTAACCTTGAATTACATGCCGCGCAAAG AAATTCGGAAGAGACAAGCAAAGAACGTTCTGAACCCTGGAGCCCATCAACCGTGGAACAAGTTCTAGAAGTTGTGAACAAGCAGAAAGCACCTGTATTGTATTACAGTCTTGCCGCTGGCAGACTATATGCCTGGCTACTACAACCTCATAaag GTATTCTAAGATTCCACCAGGTATCCCTCTTGGAAGAAGCTGAAGACAGTGACAACAGCTTGCCAGATATTAGCCCAGATGACTTGCAACCTAGCAATG ATGGACTTGGCAAATTGGGACGTTGCATCGGCGAATGGTCAGCCTGGTTGAAGACGAATGCTGAAAGAAGGGCTGACGTTGATGACCAGTGGGACCCTGATGAAAGGCCAAACACGGGATTGGCAAGAATG gtgACCCGCAACCATTTACTGAATTCGTCCAACTACTCGTTGAGCTCGTTGTTCAGCGTGGGCTCTGTCGGAGGATCTGTCGCAGGATCCGTAGCCAGTCTTCAAGGATCTACCAG GTCCAGTGCCCACGGTCCGCGTAAGAAGCAACCATCTTGGCAAGGTCCACCGTGCCTCAGCGCTCTCTATCAGATGCTTTTAGCACCATTTGAAGATCTGCTACCCGCATCCTGTAACAATAATCATG CATCACACGGGCGTCGCGGCTGTGGTGGTCGTCGAGAACTGATCGTGGTAGTAGAAGGTGCCCTATACGCTTGTCCTTGGGGAGCCCTGCGTAGTGCCACTCCTGCCCCGGGAACTATCGCCACTCCGAACAGTGTGGCCACTGACGGCGAGCCGCTGTGTGAACGATACGCGTTGCTAGCGGCACCGGCGCTCCGACCACTGAGACACCACAGACATATGAGGGCCAGGCCTCATCATGATCATG GAGCAACGGCAGCAAACGGTAACAACGCAGAGGCAGGCATGCGTTGCCTGGTGGTGGGTGCGCCCCGTGTTGGTGGTGCACGCTGGGCCGCCGCGCACGCACAACTCAAGGAGGCGGAGCTTGTCGCCGACATGTTACGCGTCACACCACTCACTGATTATCAG GCATCTAAAGAAGCAGTACTATCCCAGCTAACGCAAGCTGAGTGTATACATTTCGCAACACACATTTGCTGGAAAACGCCAGCCATTGTGCTCAGTCCTGGTGAAGtg GTCGATTCGCAAGCAAAGCGTTTATTGAACACAAGTGTCGGTAGCGGAGCAGCTGACACTTCCACTGAAAATGAAGAAGAAA ATCCGGAACCTGCCAGCAATGAGGAACTGCCTCCAGCGTCCGAGTTCATGTTGACGGCATCAGAAATTATGAACTTGAAGATAACTGCAAGACTG GTGGTTATATCCTGTGCTCCGTCCAGCGGTGCACTGCAAGGATCTGGTGATGACACTGATGACGTCAGCGTGGCGGGCGACGGCGTGTCCCGTCTTTGTCGTGCATTGCTCGCGGCTGGAGCTCACTCTATACTGCTGACGATGTGGCCTGCGCCGCAAGACACTGCTACCAAGATATTGTACAGAGCGCTGTACTCTGCTTTGCTGCAGGGTAGCAGGGTTGCCAA GGCATTAGGTGATGCGATGCAAACTGTTCGTCACACGAAGCACTTTGCACACCCTGCACACTGGTCCGGACTCGTGCTGGTGGGCGCTAACGTACGTCTCAGCAACAAAGTGGCACTCATGGGACAAGCGCTCTGCGAACTGCTTGCTGCACCTGATAAATGCAG AGATGCATTGAGAGTATGCTTACACTTGGTGGAGAAGTCACTGCAAAGAATAGTCCGCGGTCAGAAGAATGCAATGTATACAACACAGAAGAGTATCGAGAACAAAGCTGGCAATGTCAGCGGATGGAGGGAACTGCTAATGAGCGTTGGTTTTAG atTTGAACCAGCAGCGAACGGTATACCATCAAGCGTATTCTTCCCTCAAAGTGACCCTGAAGAGAGACTAACTCAGTGCTCGGCCAGTTTACAAGCATTACTTG GTCTGACATCAACAACACTACAAGCACTATCAAAGCTGATATCGAACGGTGACGTAGCAGACGACATTATCGGGGTGATACGCTCAGTCATCTCGCAGTTCTCCGTCAAGAACTCCGACACAGACACTATTGAAGTTGCTGTCAATGTCAG GTTATGGCGTGTAAATGGATGCCACGAGCTGTTGGCGTCCCTTGGCTTCGACCTGGCGGAGGTTGGTCAAGACGAGGTCACGCTGCGTACCGGCAAGGCAGCTAACAGAAGACATATTCAGTTTGTGCTACAAGCACTACTTGCTTTGTTTG ATACCCAAGAAGCTCCTCGAAGCCTCAGCTTGGAGTCGAGCTCAAGCGTCGAGTCTCTAGCATCCATTGATGATGGTGACCTGGAGCCTCACTCTGATGGAGAGCCACCGCCGAGACAGCATAGAC AAGAAAGCGTATCATCGGTACCACCGCCGCCGCTGCCTTTAGGATCATGCGGAGGTGCTTTCACGATGTACGTAAGAGGTTCAACAGCTTCAACGGAAGTAGGACGCGGGGAGCCTGACGGTCGCACTGCACCGCCACCTGCTCCACCGCCACCGAGATACCGCGGAGAGAGTGATGCTGCCTTTACGCCATCCCCACCAGCTGCACCACCAGCACCTACTACCGCACCACCCAGAGATGTATCACTCGCTCTCGCACATCAAACGAAAATCCGGACATTATACACAAGAAGACCACCGTCTGATGACTCCGACTGGGAAAGTTCTGGTCACGACACAGTCCTCAGACGTCGTCCTGAACATTCCCATGCAAGATACTTGGACGCTTTCTATGATCTTGCTTCAGCGCAACCAAGACGATCCGAAGAAGAAAAGGCTGAGCCGCAAATAGCGCAGCCATCAACTTCCAAACGAACGCCACGACCCAAAATGGGCACGAGTAGCCGCGACTCAATGGCACAAGTGAGACACATGAGTGGTGAACTCACGCCTACCATCTCCGAAGTATACCACGAAAGAAATATAGGTCTCGGCCTTGCACCTCCTCTAGCCGAACTACTGCTGGCTGAAGAATCTAAGACTGAAATGAGAGCCGCTAGCTCAAGTGAAAACCTTCTGCTACAGAACCTGGAGAAGCTTGGTCTGTTAGGTGATGCAAGTGAGAATGAAGAACGTTGGTGCGGCACCAACTCTTCAAGACCTTGGTTATCAGCACCACCATTGGAAACTGATGTGCAAGGATCAGATCTGACAACAGCTGAAATAATAGAACGCCAAACTAAGTTCAAGAAAGATGTTGAACCGAAGAGGAAAGAAGAGAATGCGTATGAACTGAAACCGAAAGAAGAAGCTCCAGGACCGAGTGGTATTGAGAAACGATCAGTGTCGCCATTCTCGGAACTGTCGAGGAGAGACGAGGGTGATGGCAGAAGTATTGCTGATTCTCATTCTTCGTACAAGGCTTTGGTACTCAGTCCTCGAGCTCCTTACTTGCCCGAGGAAGGTGAAGGGACTATGAATACTGGAAACTCAGGAGGCGTAGTCGATGGAGGTAAAACTCACCCCCGCCCCCGCAGACCTCCCGTCCCCCGCACTAGACCTACGTATACGACGTTAGACTTTCCACCGAATAAATGA